In uncultured Bacteroides sp., one genomic interval encodes:
- the ftsH gene encoding ATP-dependent zinc metalloprotease FtsH → MSNNKKQNNKMNMPKFSLNWMYAIIAMMLIGLYLSSEGGSMTKPISYSEFQQYVRNGYASKVVTYNDNTVELYIKPEHIKDVFKQDASKVGTSPVVTSRVPSNESVSRFLEKEKDEARFQGKEEYAEKKDYISAFLLNILPFVLLIGVWLFFMRKMGSGGGSGSNVFSVGKSKAQLFEKGGSVKVTFKDVAGLAEAKQEVEEIVEFLRNPQKYTELGGKIPKGALLVGPPGTGKTLLAKAVAGEADVPFFSLSGSDFVEMFVGVGASRVRDLFKQAKEKSPCIIFIDEIDAVGRARGKNPSMGGNDERENTLNQLLTEMDGFGTNSGIIILAATNRADILDKALLRAGRFDRQIHVDLPDLNERKEVFGVHLRPIKIDETVDVDLLARQTPGFSGADIANVCNEAALIAARHGKTFVGKQDFLDAVDRIIGGLEKKSKIMTVEERKTIALHEAGHASLSWLLEHANPLIKVTIVPRGRALGAAWYLPEERQITTKEQMQDEMCATLGGRAAEELFVGHISTGAMNDLERVTKQAYGMIAYLGMSDKLPNLCYYNNEEYSFNKPYSDKTAETIDEEAKLLINGQYDRAKRILSEHKEQHNALANLLIEKEVIFAEDVERIFGKRPWTSRSVEIMATDKSAEKQAETAKKDSSLEKEPETNLNPSKTEADLPEQTGGEDNTMN, encoded by the coding sequence ATGAGTAACAACAAAAAACAAAATAACAAAATGAACATGCCGAAGTTCAGCCTTAACTGGATGTATGCAATTATAGCCATGATGCTAATCGGGCTATATCTCTCGAGTGAGGGAGGTTCGATGACAAAGCCAATCAGTTATAGTGAGTTTCAACAGTATGTCCGCAATGGATATGCTTCTAAAGTTGTAACTTACAATGATAATACTGTTGAGCTTTACATTAAACCGGAGCATATTAAAGACGTATTCAAACAGGATGCCTCAAAAGTTGGTACTTCTCCTGTAGTTACATCAAGAGTTCCGTCCAATGAGTCTGTAAGCAGATTCCTGGAAAAGGAAAAAGACGAAGCTCGTTTCCAGGGAAAAGAAGAATATGCTGAGAAAAAAGACTATATAAGTGCTTTTTTATTAAACATATTACCTTTTGTTCTACTCATCGGAGTGTGGCTTTTCTTCATGCGTAAAATGGGTAGCGGAGGTGGTTCCGGTTCTAACGTCTTCAGCGTTGGAAAATCAAAAGCACAACTTTTTGAAAAAGGAGGATCGGTTAAAGTCACCTTTAAGGATGTGGCCGGATTGGCTGAAGCAAAACAGGAAGTTGAAGAAATTGTAGAATTCCTTAGAAACCCTCAAAAATATACTGAATTAGGAGGAAAAATTCCTAAAGGAGCATTACTCGTAGGCCCTCCGGGAACAGGTAAAACGTTACTTGCCAAGGCTGTAGCCGGCGAGGCTGATGTACCATTCTTCTCTCTTTCGGGTTCCGACTTCGTAGAAATGTTCGTAGGTGTTGGTGCTTCACGTGTTAGAGACTTGTTTAAACAAGCTAAAGAAAAATCGCCTTGTATTATTTTCATCGATGAAATTGATGCAGTAGGACGGGCACGCGGAAAGAATCCAAGCATGGGTGGCAACGACGAACGCGAAAATACATTGAACCAATTACTCACCGAAATGGATGGTTTTGGTACTAATAGTGGTATTATTATTTTGGCTGCTACTAACCGTGCGGATATACTTGACAAAGCTCTGCTTCGTGCAGGACGTTTTGACCGTCAGATACATGTAGATTTGCCCGACTTAAATGAAAGAAAAGAAGTATTCGGAGTTCATTTACGTCCAATTAAAATAGATGAAACAGTAGATGTTGATCTTTTGGCTCGTCAAACACCTGGTTTCTCAGGTGCCGATATTGCAAATGTCTGCAACGAAGCTGCATTGATTGCTGCTCGTCATGGAAAAACATTTGTAGGCAAGCAAGATTTTCTGGATGCTGTTGACAGAATTATTGGTGGTTTGGAAAAGAAAAGCAAAATTATGACTGTGGAAGAGCGGAAGACCATTGCACTCCACGAAGCCGGACACGCAAGTCTTTCATGGTTACTAGAGCATGCCAATCCATTGATTAAGGTTACTATCGTTCCTCGCGGACGAGCATTGGGCGCTGCATGGTATTTGCCTGAAGAAAGACAGATTACTACCAAAGAACAAATGCAGGATGAAATGTGTGCAACCCTTGGAGGACGTGCAGCCGAAGAATTATTCGTAGGCCACATTTCTACCGGAGCCATGAATGATTTGGAACGTGTAACCAAGCAGGCGTATGGAATGATTGCTTATCTTGGTATGAGTGATAAACTACCTAACCTTTGTTACTATAATAACGAAGAGTATTCTTTCAACAAGCCATATAGCGATAAAACAGCTGAGACGATTGATGAAGAAGCTAAGCTTTTAATCAATGGTCAGTATGACAGAGCAAAAAGAATTCTTTCAGAACATAAAGAGCAACACAATGCTTTGGCTAATTTATTGATAGAAAAAGAAGTTATTTTTGCTGAAGACGTAGAGCGTATATTCGGAAAACGCCCATGGACTTCTCGCTCTGTAGAAATCATGGCAACAGATAAATCTGCAGAAAAACAAGCTGAGACAGCGAAAAAAGATTCTTCTTTAGAGAAAGAACCTGAAACAAATCTTAATCCTTCTAAAACAGAAGCGGACCTTCCCGAACAAACAGGCGGAGAAGATAATACAATGAATTAA